A window from Roseburia sp. 499 encodes these proteins:
- a CDS encoding ATP-binding cassette domain-containing protein encodes MSNQSRIIIKGLHQNNLKNVSLEIPKGKIVVFTGVSGSGKSSIVFDTIAAESQRQMNETYTAFMRGRLPKYEKPKVDSIENLSPSVVIDQTRLGGNARSTVGTISDMYAALRLLYSRIGEPYVGTASYFSFNDPNGMCKTCCGIGKVTDVDVSVVLDEEKSWNTGMVELPGFRNVGNWYWKQYTESGLFDLEKPLKEYTEKERNLLLYGAYEKDGKQVDKHVAGVYNHLTRLLIKRDTSNAHEVTKDRLERLIKQRECPVCHGKRLNQKVLDCKVAGYNIHEMCEMEFTRLREVLQTIDDPRAQTIVQSLTATLDRMIDIGLPYLNMNRESASLSGGEAQRLKLVRYMGSALTGMTYIFDEPSTGMHPRDVHRMTRLLKSLRDKGNTVLVVEHDKDVISIADEVVDVGPLAGKNGGQILFQGSYEQLLVSGTLTGNAMKEEVPIKKNPRVPEEFLTVQNASIHNLKNVSVDIPLHVLTVVTGVAGSGKSSLIRDVFAKEYEEQVVLVDQSPVTATGRSTPATFLGFFDEIRKIMAAENGVSPALFSFNSKGACPVCNGKGVVVTELVFMDPVTTVCEACEGKRYSKEALSYCYRGKNVEEILQMSAEEGLEFFKDNRKISKVLKAMIEVGVPYLSLGQPLSTLSGGERQRIKLAKNLDKKGNIYVLDEPTTGLHASDVKNIMKLLDGLVKRGNTVIVIEHNTDVMKQADYIIDVGPDGGTAGGEIVFTGTPSEMIEKADTITARYLRKSEKA; translated from the coding sequence ATGTCTAATCAGAGCAGAATTATCATTAAGGGATTACATCAGAATAATCTGAAAAATGTGTCATTGGAAATCCCTAAAGGGAAGATTGTAGTTTTTACCGGAGTCTCGGGCTCCGGTAAATCCAGTATCGTGTTTGATACTATCGCAGCAGAAAGTCAAAGGCAGATGAATGAAACGTACACTGCATTTATGCGTGGACGTTTGCCAAAGTATGAGAAACCCAAGGTGGATTCTATTGAAAATTTGTCTCCTTCTGTTGTGATTGATCAGACCAGACTTGGAGGAAATGCCCGTTCTACTGTAGGAACAATCAGCGATATGTATGCAGCTTTGCGATTGCTATATTCCAGAATCGGAGAGCCTTATGTTGGAACGGCATCTTACTTTTCTTTTAATGATCCTAATGGTATGTGTAAAACCTGTTGTGGTATCGGTAAGGTGACAGATGTAGATGTTTCGGTAGTATTAGATGAGGAGAAGAGTTGGAATACGGGAATGGTGGAGCTTCCTGGTTTTCGTAATGTAGGTAACTGGTATTGGAAACAGTATACGGAAAGTGGTCTGTTTGATCTGGAGAAGCCGTTAAAAGAGTATACGGAAAAAGAAAGAAATCTTTTGCTTTACGGTGCGTATGAAAAGGACGGAAAGCAGGTAGATAAGCATGTGGCCGGTGTATATAATCATTTGACCAGATTACTGATTAAGCGTGATACGTCTAATGCTCATGAGGTGACGAAGGATCGTTTAGAGCGACTAATCAAGCAACGCGAGTGTCCAGTGTGTCACGGAAAACGCTTAAATCAAAAAGTATTAGACTGTAAAGTTGCAGGATACAATATCCACGAAATGTGTGAGATGGAATTTACAAGATTGCGTGAAGTACTTCAGACGATTGATGACCCACGGGCACAGACCATTGTGCAGTCCCTGACAGCAACCTTAGACCGTATGATAGATATAGGGCTTCCGTATTTGAATATGAACCGGGAGTCTGCATCACTTTCCGGTGGAGAGGCACAGCGTCTTAAATTGGTGCGATATATGGGAAGTGCCCTCACCGGTATGACTTATATATTTGATGAACCAAGTACGGGGATGCATCCAAGGGATGTGCACCGAATGACCAGACTTCTTAAAAGCTTGCGTGATAAAGGAAATACAGTACTAGTGGTAGAGCATGACAAAGATGTGATTTCCATTGCAGATGAGGTGGTAGATGTAGGACCTCTTGCAGGGAAAAATGGTGGTCAAATTCTATTTCAGGGAAGTTATGAGCAGTTGCTTGTATCAGGCACTCTTACTGGAAATGCCATGAAGGAAGAGGTTCCTATTAAGAAAAATCCTCGTGTTCCTGAGGAATTTTTAACTGTTCAAAATGCCAGCATTCACAATTTGAAGAATGTTTCTGTGGATATTCCATTGCATGTGCTTACAGTTGTAACAGGTGTGGCGGGTTCTGGAAAAAGCAGTTTGATACGGGATGTATTTGCGAAAGAGTATGAAGAACAGGTGGTACTTGTGGATCAGTCTCCGGTAACAGCAACAGGACGTTCTACACCAGCTACGTTTCTTGGGTTCTTTGATGAAATACGAAAGATTATGGCAGCAGAAAATGGGGTAAGTCCAGCGCTGTTCTCATTTAATAGTAAGGGAGCATGTCCGGTTTGTAATGGAAAAGGTGTAGTTGTAACAGAATTGGTATTTATGGATCCGGTAACTACAGTGTGTGAAGCCTGTGAGGGAAAGCGTTATAGTAAGGAAGCGTTGTCATATTGTTACCGAGGAAAAAATGTAGAAGAGATTCTTCAGATGTCAGCAGAGGAAGGATTGGAATTTTTCAAGGATAACCGGAAAATCAGCAAGGTATTGAAAGCTATGATAGAAGTAGGAGTACCTTACTTATCATTAGGACAGCCGTTGTCTACCTTGTCAGGAGGAGAACGACAGAGGATAAAGCTTGCAAAAAATCTTGATAAGAAAGGAAATATCTATGTATTAGATGAGCCTACAACCGGATTGCATGCTTCTGATGTGAAGAATATTATGAAGCTGTTAGATGGTTTGGTGAAACGTGGAAATACTGTAATTGTGATAGAGCATAATACGGATGTTATGAAGCAGGCAGATTATATCATAGATGTGGGACCGGATGGTGGTACAGCAGGAGGAGAAATAGTCTTTACAGGTACACCATCGGAAATGATTGAGAAGGCAGATACCATTACTGCAAGATATTTACGAAAAAGCGAAAAAGCGTAA
- a CDS encoding ABC transporter permease has translation MKRFLKLYSVEQKLGFRSADSMIFGVAMPVGVLMLIAIVAGGKIAGDSGYTFLESAFASLIAVGICASAFMGIPLTIADYRDKKILKHFFATPCSPIWILGADVLCCTVNAILSAVAVTIVAVFAFDYRMAGNILLFLGAWVLTLVSMFSIGLLMASFCRTVKATNVITSAVYFPMLFLSGATIPFELFPEGLQKVASVLPLTQGIKLMKEASLGVQTEDVIWRIVLLLGITVVCTAISVKTFRWE, from the coding sequence ATGAAAAGATTTTTAAAACTTTATTCGGTGGAACAAAAACTGGGATTTCGTTCTGCAGATTCGATGATATTCGGTGTTGCAATGCCGGTGGGCGTGTTAATGTTAATTGCTATAGTTGCAGGTGGAAAAATAGCAGGAGATAGCGGGTATACTTTTTTAGAAAGTGCCTTTGCATCTTTGATTGCAGTTGGAATTTGTGCCAGTGCCTTTATGGGAATTCCACTGACGATTGCAGATTACCGGGATAAAAAGATATTGAAGCACTTTTTTGCAACGCCTTGTAGTCCAATTTGGATTCTCGGAGCAGATGTATTGTGTTGTACTGTAAATGCTATACTGTCAGCGGTTGCAGTAACAATAGTTGCGGTATTTGCCTTTGACTATCGGATGGCAGGAAATATACTACTTTTTTTAGGTGCGTGGGTGTTGACCTTAGTTTCCATGTTTAGTATAGGGTTATTAATGGCTAGTTTTTGCAGAACAGTAAAGGCAACGAATGTAATTACAAGTGCGGTATACTTTCCGATGCTATTTTTATCGGGAGCAACGATTCCGTTCGAATTGTTTCCGGAAGGTTTACAGAAAGTAGCTTCTGTGTTACCGTTAACACAGGGAATTAAGTTGATGAAGGAAGCATCTCTGGGAGTACAAACCGAGGATGTAATCTGGAGAATTGTACTTCTTTTAGGGATTACTGTAGTATGTACAGCTATTTCTGTAAAAACATTTCGTTGGGAATAG
- a CDS encoding MerR family transcriptional regulator: protein MRMYREHDYCKEEKEPPRLYKIGMFAAMNHVTIKTLRYYDEQGLLKPTYVDEINGYRYYLASQIADLHQILALKNMGFSLDDIRAILKGKSEKELLMAKKQEILKELAELTTKLAQVESYLAEENLDLSAPVLIKRIPEVIVSTMEERIDTYDALFEVMPKMGAEMERLGCVCAEPDYCFTHYLEEGYKEEQILIEVCEAVTEVKEDSELVRFKVFPEIKEAACIFHKGSYDTFPKSYGILLKFIEENGYEICGNIRESYIDGVWNKESEEEWLSEIQIPVCKKGGKEHV, encoded by the coding sequence ATGAGAATGTATCGAGAACATGATTATTGTAAAGAAGAGAAAGAACCGCCTAGATTGTATAAGATTGGTATGTTTGCGGCAATGAATCATGTAACGATCAAGACCTTGCGGTATTATGACGAGCAAGGTCTTTTGAAACCGACGTATGTAGATGAGATAAATGGATATCGTTATTATCTTGCCAGTCAGATTGCAGATCTGCATCAGATTCTTGCCTTGAAAAATATGGGATTTTCCCTAGATGATATCAGAGCGATTCTGAAGGGAAAATCAGAAAAAGAATTGCTTATGGCAAAGAAACAGGAAATTTTAAAGGAACTGGCAGAACTTACGACAAAATTGGCACAGGTGGAAAGTTACTTGGCGGAAGAAAATTTGGACTTGTCAGCACCGGTATTGATTAAGCGTATACCGGAAGTGATTGTGTCAACTATGGAAGAAAGAATAGATACTTATGATGCCTTGTTTGAGGTGATGCCAAAGATGGGGGCAGAGATGGAGCGACTTGGGTGTGTATGTGCGGAGCCGGATTATTGTTTTACGCATTATTTAGAGGAAGGTTATAAGGAAGAACAGATACTGATTGAAGTTTGTGAAGCAGTTACGGAGGTAAAGGAAGACTCAGAATTAGTTCGGTTTAAAGTGTTTCCGGAGATAAAAGAAGCGGCATGTATTTTCCATAAAGGGTCTTATGATACATTTCCAAAATCTTATGGGATTTTATTGAAATTTATCGAAGAAAATGGATATGAAATCTGTGGAAATATCAGAGAATCCTATATTGACGGTGTGTGGAATAAAGAGTCTGAGGAAGAATGGCTGTCGGAAATTCAGATACCGGTTTGCAAAAAGGGAGGAAAGGAACATGTCTAA